The genomic interval ACCGAATATTGCTTGTAAGGATATCTTCCAAACTTTTCATTCATAATTTTAAAAGACTTCACCGCATATGGCTCCATTTGCTTCCAAACATTAGCCAGTGTGTCTGTTTGATAAAAAAAGTTAAGATCCAGATTATCATCCACTTTTACTACATCGTGCTGATAATCCCGATCAGCTGCCCACATAAAATCATGTACTTCCGGAGCTATGAAATGCCAGGTTAATTTTTCACCAGCTTTGTGTTCCACTACTTTTTTGCCGTAGCCATATCCTATTTTATCAGGATTTTGAAGATAACCGGAAGCGGCAACCATATAAGATGCATCTAATGTAATTTTCACATCAAAATCTCCCCATATACCATAAAATTCACGTGCAATGTAAGGATTGGAATGCCAGCCTTCATAGTCGTATTCACACATTTTGGGATACCATTGTGCCATAGAATAGTCTATACCTTCGCTGTTATCCCGACCGGTACGGCGAATCTGAACAGGAACCTGAGCTTCAAATTCAAGATCAAAAGTATGCTGTGTTTTAGGCAGGATTTTTTCAGCCAGCGTTACTTCAAGCACTGTTCCAACGACTTCATACTTCAGTGCTTTTCCGTTTTGTTTGAGAGAAATAATTTTTTCGTAACCGATTTCAGATGGCGACAGTTTTGAAATCCTGTCTTTTACACGGGGATCCGGATCGCTGATCATCCTGGAACGAACATCCATCTGGCTTCCCGGCTGAAATGCATTCAAATACAAATGATAAAATACCTTCGTAAGTGTGTCCGGGGAATTGTTGGTGTAGACAAGTTTTTGAGAACCTTTATATTGATGTTTCAAAGCATCAAAATCAATATTCATTTGATATTTGGCCCGTTGCTGCCATCTGTCCGACTGTGCTGTTACCTGGTGATTATAATAGAATACGCTAATAAAAACGACTGCAAGCAATTTTTTCATTCCAATTATTTTGATCGTACATTAAATAACTTGCAAAATACACCAAATGATTTGATTGATTTTATTTTTCTAAGATTACAGGGCAAAAACAAATTTCTCAGAAGACCCCCAGTATTTTCGTTGGAACGAGTAAGCTGAACGTGCACATTATTTCGACTATAATGGGCATGAATCTCTACATAAAATATGATTTTTTCTATTAAAATTTGATTTTTAAAGCTAAATGAATTCAGTTATTATCGTTTATAATCTGGCATAAAAATGGTAATACATCAGTATAACTATTTACGAACTTTAAATACTTTTGTCAATTATGCTTAAATGGACAGTTATTTTTCTGATTGTTGCCATTATCGCCGGAGTACTTGGCTTTGGTGGGATTGCTGCTGGTGCAGCTGGTATCGCTAAAATTTTATTCTTTGTTTTCCTTGTATTATTTGTACTAAGCTTAATAAGTGGCAGAGTCGGAGGTCGATCCTGATCCAACTATATTTTTGATATAAAAAGGGGAAAACGGATTTAAATCTGTTTTCCCCTTTTCACTTAATTGCATTTATATTATTCCCATTCAATTGTAGCCGGTGGCTTAGAGGAAATATCGTAAACAACTCTGTTAACTCCCTTTACTTTATTGATGATATCATTCGATACTTCGGCAAGGAAATCGTATGGCAGATGTG from Dyadobacter sp. NIV53 carries:
- a CDS encoding M1 family metallopeptidase; this translates as MKKLLAVVFISVFYYNHQVTAQSDRWQQRAKYQMNIDFDALKHQYKGSQKLVYTNNSPDTLTKVFYHLYLNAFQPGSQMDVRSRMISDPDPRVKDRISKLSPSEIGYEKIISLKQNGKALKYEVVGTVLEVTLAEKILPKTQHTFDLEFEAQVPVQIRRTGRDNSEGIDYSMAQWYPKMCEYDYEGWHSNPYIAREFYGIWGDFDVKITLDASYMVAASGYLQNPDKIGYGYGKKVVEHKAGEKLTWHFIAPEVHDFMWAADRDYQHDVVKVDDNLDLNFFYQTDTLANVWKQMEPYAVKSFKIMNEKFGRYPYKQYSVIQGGDGGMEYPMATLIMGHQSFGGLVGVTVHESIHSWFQGVLGTNESKYSWMDEGFTTYAENLVMAELFPSRLEAQRTSNSSYRFLAKSGTEEPMTTHADHYNTNRAYSIASYSKGAVFLNQLGYIIGKEKLESGMKRYFNEWKFKHPNPTDLKRIMEKESGLELDWYWEDFVGTTKTIDYGIKEVTPGAGKVDIVLERIGQMPMPLDIVVSYKDGTQENFYIPLEIMRGEKKESIYTKTTLLADWGWTYPEYSFYIERNLADIERIVIDPSLRMADINPDNNTYPTILKENPRFKGEKMK
- a CDS encoding DUF1328 family protein → MLKWTVIFLIVAIIAGVLGFGGIAAGAAGIAKILFFVFLVLFVLSLISGRVGGRS